In Segatella copri, the DNA window CTTTGGTGCCAATTAAATAACGATGACTTCGCCATTTTTTGACGTTTCGAGTTGTAAAAAGAGAATTCTCCCTCATAGCTAAAGGCGCACCAGGACGGCGAGAAGTCGATGCTAGGCTTTACAGTATAGTTGTCGGCGGTGTAGCTGATGGCTTTGCCGCTGCTGTATTGCTCCCCCTTGCTGTAGTTGTAACTGCCCTCCAGGCGGGTCTTCAGATGTAGGTCGTAGAAACCCTTCGATATGTAGAGTGATGCCCCTAGGTTGTTGCTCTTGCTGTCCTGTTTATATAATGAGGTATAGTATTTGCCATCCTCGATGCGTAGGTCGGATGCCGTGTTCATCCAGTTTTTGCTGGCATTGACCGATGCGCTGAAGAAGATTTCCTTGATAGGACGCTTGTAGTCGTAACTCAACTTGCCATAAAGAGAGCGAGTTATCGGAATGATGTCGCTCGAAGTGTACCAAGAGCGATAACTTTGACGATATTGCTTCATGGCGTAGTTGGTGGCATTGCCTGTTCCTGTACTGTATCCTGTGTAGATAGTCAACTCTCTTCGGAAATCTAATTTCTTATATAAGTAAAGGTAGGGTGATATGGTAAGTAGAGTTTTCTGTGGATAGGTGAAGCGTTCCCAGATGAAATCGGGAGAGAACGACATACGGAACGTCTCGGTCTTGTATTGCCAGTAAGGGGTGAACTTCCCTGTGATGTTAAGATTGTTTTTGCCGATTTCATCGTGACTGTTTTCGGTGAATCCGTTGTTTTTTCCGATTTCATCGCTTCTTTCCTGATATTTCGCATAGATGTTGTTGAGGTCGATACTCATTCTATATTCCTGTGTCCAGTGGAAGCGATTCCTCATCCACTGTAAGGCGTGGGCAGTATGCCAAAGGTTGGTGCGGATGCGATTCCGCTCGTCGTTAACGTAGAGGTCCGCCACACCATGGTGATAGTCGGCAGTGCTACGCCAAGAGAGTTGACTTTTCTTGAAGACGAAGAGACGGTAGATACTTGCCGAGAGGTCGAGCTTTGGGATGCGGACACGTTGGGTCAGCGTGTTGTTGATGTTTGACAAACCGTCGCTTTGTGCTGCGCTGAGGCTGATGCTCTCGTTGCCATAATGTTCAGCCTTGTTTACCTTGTTCTCCCATTGCAGATTGAAGGCATCGCTGATCATCGTCTTGTGGTTGTGCTCCGTGGTAACTGTGGGAGCTTCGCCGCCGAGGTCGTAGATACTCATGTTCTCTCGCTCTTGTCGGGTTACCGTACGAAGATAGTTGGCTTCTATGCGAGTCTCTGCATCGTCCTTGTTCTTCTTGATATGGTTGATGGAGTATTTTTGCGAGGTGTTGAAGCGCAGGCGTTCTTCGTCGATAGGAGCGTCAAGCGATGGTACTGATATCCATGATGGAAGGGAGGCTGGTGCCAGACGATTGCTGTAAGATGCGAGTTGGTTAAATGCATAGCCGAGATTTTTACCTGTTCTGTCGTATTCTGCATCATACATCATCTGTTTCTTCTTGCCAATTTGCATGATATTGATGCTTCCGCCTACGTGGGATGGATGCCCTACGAGTAAGTAGGGCTTGAGAGTAGGCATCAGTTTGTCGCGGGCACTGTCTTTCAGGGCGATGTTCATCGCTACATTATCTGTAAAGGTTTTGTTCTGGAGTGCCTTGATAGGTTGGTCATGCTCGATGACTTCGGCCTTTTTTACGTCTTTTGCCTTGATGTTCTCCTCTAGTTGGTTATATTTGCCACCGGTCAGGTCGAGACCTTCCACAGTGAATCGGTTGATGGGCTTACCATTGTAGTTGATACGACCATTCTTCTCTATATCCACGCCTGGCAGCTTTTTCAGTACATCTTTCAGTGAGTTATCTCGTTCGTTGGCAAAACGGGTGAGATCGAAAGATATGGTGTCTCGACCCGTGATGCGAGAGCCTTTTACTTGTACTTCCTTCAAGACAAAAGCTGTTGAAGCCATACTGATGATGGTTTCTTTTCCCGATGAAACCGCCGTTTTTTGCTTTTTATAGCCCATATAGGAAGCTTGCAGCATATCGCCAGTTTGCTTTTGTGCTATGGGAATCAGGAATGTTCCGTCTTCCTTGCTGCGTGTAAACTTCAAGGGCTTTCCATTGCGCAGCAGCGTAACCGATACGTTGGTCAGACGGTTGTGTGTAAGTGAATCTTCTACATAACCGCTAATCTTCTCTTGGGCAAACGCATGGCACGCCACGAACAGAATAGTGAAAAGAACTATTATTTTCTTCATCTTTTTTCTCTCTTTTCTATTTTACCTTAGACACTTATCTCGCTAATGTCTTTAAGACGCTTGTCAGGCAAAAATGTAAACTGCTAATTATCTTTCAATCGGATTGTATGGCTCAGCACGCTTGGAATGCTTCAGGATATTTCCTTTTTCATCCTTGATCTTTACAATTGCAGCATACTTGGCATCTTGAAGCAGATAACCGATTGGATCGGCATAGTATTTTTTGTAAATGGAGGTCAATGATTTGCGGTCGATAGGCTCGAAAGTCTTACCTTTATAATAGATAGGTATGGAGCCTTTGTCTGTAGTGAGTCCTACAGCCGTAAATCCATAATCGTTCTCGGAGTCGTGAGCCTTGAGTATCAATCCCGGCAGTCCGCTCAGTTTCCAGGGACCATTGTCAATAGGGATGTCTTCCGTGTACCAAGCTATCCATGTTCTACCCTTAAACTTGGCAATTGCCTGGTGGCACTCGTAACCGCAGATGGAATCGATGCTGTCTGTGAGTTGCCAGTCTGTCGGTTCCATCGGCTCTATGCACACATATCTGTCGGCAGCAAAGAAATCGAGATAGGCAGTTTTGCCCGGTTCTGGATAGTTCTTATATATTTTCCAATTAATCTGTCCGCCATTACCGGAAAAATTGGCAGGTATTCCTTTTGCCATATTCGCAGAGATGGTAGAGTCTCTTTGGAATATCGGATAACTGTAGAATGCGGAATACTTGTTGCCAATCTGCAAGAGCATTTTCTCTTCAATACGGCCAATGATGGTGTCGGTCTTGGTATATTTCTTTTCGTAAATATACTCGGCATCATATACTACCTGATACTTTACCTGATCAATGGAATCTCCCATGCCAATGCTTGATTCATCGAACAGGTTTACTGTTTGCGCTTGGAGCATGCAAGCATATAATGCAAGCCATACCATCAATAATACCTTTTTCATAATCTTCGTCTTTTTATTCATTATTTTATCTGTTTCATTCGTTTTTGTGATGCAAAAGTACTGAGATTATCCGATGAAATCGATGATTTCTGTTACTGAGTTATTACTTTTGCTTCTTTTCGCCTATTATTATTTTATTACTCTTGCCTTTGTTTACGGATTTTTCAGTAACTTTGCCGTCAAATTCAAAAGATCAGGAATGTATGAACAGTAACAGTAAGCTGAAAATAGTGTGGATGGTATGTGGGGTAGCAATCGTATTGTTGTTCTGCACGCAGGCATATTGGCTCCATCTTCAATGTCAATATAGCTTAGACCAGCAGGTAGAGCAATTCAAGAAGGATTGTGATGAAGTGTTAGCGCAAGATTTGAAGAATAGAAAAAAGTTGCAGGAGAATTCATCTACGAAAGGTAGAAGAGATACGGTTATGCTTAAGATAGAATCTGAATATGATATGAAGAAGGGATGTAGCCGTACTACGCTTTCTTTTTGGAACAATCACCGCTTTCTTGTCCGTTTGAATGATCCTAATCTTACGGGTGATGATGCTTATCTCATCATCAGCAGATATCTGGCTAATATAGGTAAGCATCCCTCGTTGGCTTCTTATCAAAGATTACTGGATGATAAGGGATATGGGAAGATATCCTTTTTTCGCCATCTGGATTACAAGACTGTCTTCCTGAATGCAAAATATGATGTCGAAGGCAGATGGTCACGTGTGGTGACGGTAAAGTATCAGACGAACCCAATGTTTCGCCAAGGTATTTCTTTTCAGGTGCCCATTCCTATTACTCGAACGCTCAAAGCCATGATGTGGCAATTGATAGGAAGCATCTTTCTCTTTTTCATCTTGATAGGATGTCTGTATTATCTGGTTAAGACCATAGTCTTCCAGAAACGCATTGATGGCATTCGCCATGAGTTTCTGAAGAATATGATTTATGAGTTGAAGCAACCGAAAGAAGACGACAAAGGTGAAGAATCTGCTGTTTTTATCGGTTCCATTGCTTTCTACTATGCGCAGAATGAACTGCTATGTGGTAATTTCAGAGTAGTCATCACATCTCGTCAAGCTGAAATTCTGAAGCTTCTTGCCGAGAACCAGAACCAGCTTGTAGAGCGGGATTACATACTGAATGAAGTATGGGGTGATGACTCATACTCCAATTCCCTTGCCCTGAACGTGCAGATTACCTATCTTCGCCGGGCATTGAACCTGGATGAAAAGGTAAGTATCGAAGCTGTCATCAAGAAGGGATATATCCTGCGAACCTGTTGATCTT includes these proteins:
- a CDS encoding GLPGLI family protein encodes the protein MKKVLLMVWLALYACMLQAQTVNLFDESSIGMGDSIDQVKYQVVYDAEYIYEKKYTKTDTIIGRIEEKMLLQIGNKYSAFYSYPIFQRDSTISANMAKGIPANFSGNGGQINWKIYKNYPEPGKTAYLDFFAADRYVCIEPMEPTDWQLTDSIDSICGYECHQAIAKFKGRTWIAWYTEDIPIDNGPWKLSGLPGLILKAHDSENDYGFTAVGLTTDKGSIPIYYKGKTFEPIDRKSLTSIYKKYYADPIGYLLQDAKYAAIVKIKDEKGNILKHSKRAEPYNPIER
- a CDS encoding winged helix-turn-helix domain-containing protein — translated: MNSNSKLKIVWMVCGVAIVLLFCTQAYWLHLQCQYSLDQQVEQFKKDCDEVLAQDLKNRKKLQENSSTKGRRDTVMLKIESEYDMKKGCSRTTLSFWNNHRFLVRLNDPNLTGDDAYLIISRYLANIGKHPSLASYQRLLDDKGYGKISFFRHLDYKTVFLNAKYDVEGRWSRVVTVKYQTNPMFRQGISFQVPIPITRTLKAMMWQLIGSIFLFFILIGCLYYLVKTIVFQKRIDGIRHEFLKNMIYELKQPKEDDKGEESAVFIGSIAFYYAQNELLCGNFRVVITSRQAEILKLLAENQNQLVERDYILNEVWGDDSYSNSLALNVQITYLRRALNLDEKVSIEAVIKKGYILRTC